The proteins below come from a single Oerskovia jenensis genomic window:
- a CDS encoding YwiC-like family protein, with protein sequence MTQGSTRPERRPTGRRRRRGPGWVPDQHGAWAMLAVPLLVGVFLGGPAWVHVPLAVLWFVGYFAFFATGLWLKSRFKARWWPPVRAYGIATVVPAVAVLLLRPDLLAWVPLFLPLVAVSLWSSYRRSERSLLNDGATVLAACLMLPVAFAAGVGPAPGPWPGLSLPDGVTGVAGIGWPQVWALFTLVLAYFAGTILYVKTLIRERGERSYLVASVVYHLAAGVVVPVALAAAGLAGWPAAVLFAGLAARAVWVPRTAATPLQFGLGEVAASVLVTVVALALPATSEAAGAAGSTAVGVVAGVAAVV encoded by the coding sequence ATGACCCAGGGGAGCACGCGACCTGAGCGGCGTCCGACGGGGCGTCGACGACGCCGCGGCCCCGGCTGGGTGCCCGACCAGCACGGCGCGTGGGCGATGCTCGCCGTGCCGTTGCTGGTCGGGGTCTTCCTCGGCGGCCCGGCCTGGGTGCACGTGCCCCTAGCCGTGCTGTGGTTCGTCGGGTACTTCGCGTTCTTCGCGACCGGCCTGTGGTTGAAGTCCCGCTTCAAGGCGCGCTGGTGGCCGCCCGTGCGGGCGTACGGGATCGCGACGGTCGTCCCAGCCGTCGCGGTCCTGCTCCTGCGCCCCGACCTCCTCGCCTGGGTGCCGCTCTTCCTCCCGCTCGTCGCGGTGAGCCTGTGGAGCTCGTACCGGCGCAGCGAGCGCTCGCTGCTCAACGACGGGGCGACGGTCCTCGCGGCGTGCCTCATGCTGCCCGTCGCGTTCGCGGCGGGGGTGGGCCCCGCACCGGGCCCGTGGCCGGGCCTCTCCCTGCCCGACGGCGTCACGGGCGTCGCGGGGATCGGGTGGCCCCAGGTATGGGCCCTGTTCACGCTCGTGCTGGCCTACTTCGCGGGCACGATCCTCTACGTCAAGACGCTGATCCGGGAACGGGGTGAGCGGTCCTACCTCGTCGCGTCGGTCGTCTACCACCTGGCGGCGGGCGTGGTCGTGCCCGTTGCCCTCGCGGCGGCCGGGCTCGCCGGGTGGCCTGCGGCCGTGCTGTTCGCCGGGCTCGCGGCGCGGGCGGTGTGGGTCCCGCGCACCGCGGCGACGCCCCTGCAGTTCGGGCTGGGCGAGGTCGCGGCGAGCGTCCTGGTCACGGTCGTGGCGCTCGCGCTGCCGGCGACGTCCGAGGCGGCCGGGGCGGCCGGGTCGACCGCCGTCGGGGTGGTCGCGGGGGTGGCGGCCGTCGTCTGA
- a CDS encoding universal stress protein — protein sequence MSDVVVGVDGSVRSQEALDWALVEAGSRGVPLTAVLAWEPSWTDGPRASEPADFSHLADLKQDQVLTLLDEARHRTGVDVVTHAEQVQGSAATALLARAEHAQMLVVGSRGLGRFGRLVLGSVSSAVVQGATQVPVTVVRSVGEGTSDDGTGASAADGPPRVVVGVDGSRTSVDALRHGLEVARRTGAVLEAVFCWQIVTLAPLPDSWGWTPPIDDYEKFAGEQLDRALEAAGVDLPDEQVRRSVVHAHPAKGLIEASEGADRLVVGNRGTGGFDRLLLGSVSRQAVEYATCPVTVVRRQADQPGSDQPGTD from the coding sequence ATGAGTGACGTGGTCGTCGGTGTGGACGGATCGGTCCGGTCCCAGGAAGCCCTCGACTGGGCTCTCGTCGAAGCGGGTTCGCGAGGTGTGCCGCTCACGGCGGTCCTCGCCTGGGAGCCCTCCTGGACGGACGGCCCGCGCGCTTCCGAACCGGCCGACTTCAGCCACCTCGCGGACCTCAAGCAGGATCAGGTGCTGACCCTCCTGGACGAGGCACGACACCGGACCGGGGTCGACGTCGTGACCCACGCCGAGCAGGTCCAGGGCTCGGCGGCCACCGCCCTGCTGGCCCGCGCGGAGCACGCGCAGATGCTCGTCGTCGGGAGCCGCGGGCTCGGGCGGTTCGGCCGGCTGGTGCTCGGGTCGGTGTCGTCGGCCGTGGTGCAGGGCGCGACGCAGGTTCCCGTGACGGTCGTGCGGTCCGTCGGCGAGGGCACCTCCGACGACGGCACCGGGGCCTCGGCGGCCGACGGGCCCCCGCGCGTCGTCGTGGGAGTCGACGGGTCGAGGACCTCGGTCGACGCGCTGCGCCACGGGCTCGAGGTCGCCCGCCGGACGGGCGCGGTCCTCGAGGCGGTGTTCTGCTGGCAGATCGTCACGCTGGCCCCGCTGCCCGACTCGTGGGGCTGGACGCCACCCATCGACGACTACGAGAAGTTCGCGGGCGAGCAGCTCGACCGGGCTCTCGAGGCGGCGGGCGTGGACCTGCCCGACGAGCAGGTGCGGCGCAGCGTCGTGCACGCCCACCCCGCGAAGGGGCTCATCGAGGCGTCGGAGGGCGCGGACCGCCTGGTCGTCGGCAACCGAGGGACGGGAGGGTTCGACCGCCTCCTCCTGGGCTCGGTGAGCCGCCAGGCCGTCGAGTACGCGACGTGCCCCGTGACCGTGGTCCGTCGCCAGGCCGACCAGCCCGGTAGCGACCAGCCCGGTACCGACTAA
- a CDS encoding sigma-70 family RNA polymerase sigma factor: MSTTSETDLQALADEELVDAVRGGSQDAYAVLWSRHSGAGRGAARRVTSSFDPDDLVQESFLRILRAIQAGNGPTGPFRPYLYQTVRSVAITWSHAPDPLVVDQVPEVVDPVDMADVVVEGSVTVTAFKALPARWQAVLWYTEVEGMDAREVAPLLGLSAGSVSALAYRAREGLRRSWLQAHVNMAAVPDECRWAAEQMGDYNRGALSARNKDRFEEHLTGCLSCSILVDEVDQVASRLGLLLVPLVLGVPAVLGGTSAALGGAGLVPAKGVFIDPTAEVVLGGTGAEGAGAGAGTGGGAGGSSAGAGAGASAGAASAGAAAATTSGFSGGAILALVTAGVAVAVGAVAVAQPWDSAQPVVAEQSGSGSQTSADGASQAPPAEGIALVPGTDPTDPTTVPDAVGPDEAPARSAGEADTGRSVGAGPSAQTFAAPASSSATPVQPTVPVDPPVDSAPVDPTPVDPAPPVDPTPVDPAPPVDPPVDPELAPPTVVAPPAGELVYLPELSGTGEPGATVTVTAGGQGASAVVASADVAPDGTWRATPSGSTSVWETLTVTQERNGTTSEATSVPGPFTFLLPSILAPVDGGVVAWAPSITVRIDGRAGLTTEAFLDGRSTGNPHPMTGKPIDLVASGLAPGQHTLGLRYVDRATGAAGPIVSSSFTIGQPPS; the protein is encoded by the coding sequence ATGTCGACGACGAGCGAGACCGACCTCCAGGCCCTGGCCGACGAGGAGCTGGTCGACGCCGTGCGAGGGGGCTCGCAGGACGCGTACGCGGTGCTGTGGAGCAGGCACTCCGGGGCGGGGCGCGGTGCGGCCCGCCGCGTCACGTCGTCGTTCGACCCGGACGACCTGGTCCAGGAGTCGTTCCTGCGCATCCTGCGTGCTATCCAGGCGGGCAACGGGCCGACGGGGCCGTTCCGTCCGTACCTCTACCAGACGGTGCGCAGCGTCGCGATCACGTGGTCGCACGCGCCGGACCCGCTCGTGGTCGATCAGGTGCCCGAGGTCGTCGACCCCGTGGACATGGCGGACGTCGTGGTCGAGGGCTCGGTCACGGTCACGGCGTTCAAGGCGTTGCCGGCGCGCTGGCAGGCCGTGCTCTGGTACACCGAGGTCGAGGGCATGGACGCTCGGGAGGTCGCCCCGCTGCTCGGCCTGAGCGCGGGGTCCGTCTCCGCCCTCGCGTACCGCGCTCGCGAGGGTCTGCGGCGTTCCTGGTTGCAGGCTCACGTCAACATGGCCGCCGTGCCCGACGAGTGCCGGTGGGCCGCGGAGCAGATGGGCGACTACAACCGTGGCGCCTTGAGCGCACGGAACAAGGACCGTTTCGAGGAGCACCTCACGGGGTGCTTGTCGTGCTCGATCCTGGTCGACGAGGTCGACCAGGTCGCCTCGCGTCTCGGCCTGCTGCTCGTCCCGCTCGTGCTGGGTGTCCCAGCAGTCCTGGGGGGCACCTCGGCCGCGCTCGGGGGAGCGGGCCTCGTGCCGGCCAAGGGAGTCTTCATCGACCCGACGGCGGAGGTCGTCCTCGGCGGGACCGGCGCCGAAGGCGCCGGAGCGGGTGCCGGGACCGGTGGCGGTGCGGGCGGTTCGTCCGCCGGTGCAGGTGCCGGTGCTTCGGCCGGTGCTGCCTCGGCGGGTGCGGCCGCGGCCACGACCTCCGGGTTCTCGGGCGGTGCGATCCTCGCGCTCGTCACCGCGGGGGTCGCCGTCGCCGTCGGTGCGGTGGCGGTCGCGCAGCCGTGGGACAGCGCTCAGCCGGTCGTGGCGGAGCAGTCCGGGTCGGGCTCGCAGACCTCGGCCGACGGGGCGTCCCAGGCCCCGCCGGCCGAGGGGATCGCCCTCGTCCCGGGGACGGACCCGACCGATCCCACGACGGTCCCGGATGCGGTCGGCCCGGACGAGGCGCCCGCCCGCTCGGCGGGAGAGGCCGACACGGGACGGAGCGTCGGTGCGGGGCCGTCGGCTCAGACCTTCGCGGCACCGGCGTCGTCGTCGGCTACGCCGGTCCAGCCGACCGTGCCCGTCGACCCGCCTGTCGACTCGGCCCCCGTCGACCCGACCCCGGTGGACCCCGCACCGCCCGTCGACCCGACGCCGGTCGACCCCGCGCCGCCCGTCGACCCGCCCGTGGACCCGGAGCTGGCACCGCCCACGGTGGTCGCCCCGCCCGCGGGAGAGCTGGTCTACCTGCCCGAGCTGTCGGGCACCGGTGAGCCCGGGGCCACGGTCACCGTGACCGCGGGCGGCCAGGGTGCTTCCGCGGTCGTCGCCAGCGCGGACGTCGCACCCGACGGCACGTGGCGAGCGACGCCGTCGGGCAGCACGAGCGTCTGGGAGACGCTCACCGTGACGCAGGAGCGCAACGGGACGACGTCGGAGGCGACGAGCGTCCCCGGGCCGTTCACGTTCCTGCTGCCGTCGATCCTCGCCCCTGTCGACGGTGGGGTCGTCGCCTGGGCGCCGTCGATCACGGTACGGATCGACGGGCGTGCGGGGCTCACGACCGAGGCGTTCCTCGACGGTCGGTCGACGGGCAACCCGCACCCGATGACGGGCAAGCCGATCGACCTGGTCGCCTCGGGGCTCGCGCCGGGGCAGCACACGCTCGGGCTGCGCTACGTCGACCGGGCGACCGGTGCGGCCGGGCCGATCGTGAGCTCGTCGTTCACGATCGGCCAGCCGCCGAGCTAG
- a CDS encoding pentapeptide repeat-containing protein has product MADRAHGAPTPLTDSSVDREDWYGRDLDGETFERVAFGDCDFSEITTTGATFTECTFRNVRFNASTHTDSAFANCTFSRCSFFDTTFTRCKAVGSTFSGCSFDLLKIVGGNWSFVGLPGADLRGSSITGARFREADLTGARCQGAVLRDLDLSGAWLHKADFTGTDLRGSDLSALDPLSSVVQGAVVDPAQALVVVEALGLVVRTH; this is encoded by the coding sequence ATGGCCGATCGCGCGCACGGAGCCCCCACCCCGCTCACCGACTCCTCGGTCGACCGTGAGGATTGGTACGGCCGGGACCTCGACGGCGAGACGTTCGAGCGCGTCGCGTTCGGCGACTGCGACTTCTCGGAGATCACGACGACGGGCGCCACGTTCACCGAGTGCACGTTCCGCAACGTGCGGTTCAACGCGTCGACGCACACCGACTCGGCCTTCGCGAACTGCACCTTCTCGCGCTGCTCGTTCTTCGACACGACGTTCACGCGCTGCAAGGCGGTCGGCTCGACGTTCTCCGGGTGCAGCTTCGACCTCCTGAAGATCGTGGGAGGCAACTGGTCGTTCGTGGGCCTGCCCGGGGCGGACCTGCGTGGCTCCTCGATCACGGGTGCGCGCTTCCGCGAGGCGGACCTGACCGGTGCCCGCTGCCAGGGAGCGGTCCTGCGGGACCTCGACCTGTCCGGGGCGTGGCTGCACAAGGCCGACTTCACGGGCACGGACCTGCGAGGCAGCGACCTCAGCGCGCTCGACCCGCTGAGCAGTGTGGTGCAGGGGGCTGTCGTGGACCCGGCGCAGGCGCTCGTCGTGGTGGAGGCGCTGGGCCTGGTGGTGCGGACGCACTGA
- a CDS encoding NADAR family protein yields MPTPTSVEHLLDAERSGARHKYLTFWGHTPRLDGRPSAACFSQWWHSPFTVDGFTYPTSEHWMMAGKARLFGDETALAQVLAAASPGAAKAVGRSVQGFDGAVWEAARFELVVQGNVHKFSAHPDLGAFLVGTGDRVLVEASPRDRVWGIGLVAGDERALRPGTWQGLNLLGFALMVARDRLRDQEPGATALSACAAGPAPGRGPRRP; encoded by the coding sequence ATGCCCACCCCCACCTCGGTCGAGCACCTCCTGGACGCCGAGCGCTCCGGCGCGCGACACAAGTACCTGACGTTCTGGGGCCACACCCCACGCCTCGACGGGCGACCCAGCGCCGCGTGCTTCAGCCAGTGGTGGCACTCCCCCTTCACGGTCGACGGCTTCACGTACCCGACCTCTGAGCACTGGATGATGGCGGGCAAGGCGCGACTCTTCGGCGACGAGACGGCGCTGGCCCAGGTGCTGGCTGCGGCGAGCCCGGGGGCGGCGAAGGCCGTCGGCCGGTCCGTCCAGGGCTTCGACGGCGCGGTCTGGGAGGCCGCGCGCTTCGAGCTCGTCGTCCAGGGCAACGTCCACAAGTTCTCCGCCCACCCCGACCTCGGCGCCTTCCTCGTCGGGACGGGCGACCGGGTTCTCGTCGAGGCCAGCCCGCGCGACCGGGTCTGGGGCATCGGACTGGTCGCGGGCGACGAACGGGCACTGCGGCCCGGGACGTGGCAGGGACTGAACCTGCTGGGCTTCGCGCTCATGGTCGCGCGGGACCGCCTCCGTGACCAGGAGCCCGGCGCGACGGCGCTCAGTGCGTGCGCGGCGGGACCTGCACCCGGTCGAGGTCCTCGGCGACCGTGA
- a CDS encoding ribonuclease Z produces the protein MSRRELVVLGTASQVPTRTRNHNGYVLCWDDEAVLFDPGEGTQRQMLRAGVSATDLTRIAITHLHGDHSLGLAGVVQRISLDGVPHTIPVSFPASGATWVDHLLDATSYHHRAYLLLQPLTAAGPVPAVRAEPGFVLRAERLDHGVEAFGYRLDEPAGRRMVPELLAAAGIQGPTVGLLQREGVVEVGAGTVRLEDVSVVRPGQSFAFVMDTRLCDAVFSLAQGVDLLVIESTFLDRDRDLAHAFGHLTALQAATVAAECGVRSLVLTHFSQRYQDPAEFWAEARTVFDGELTVAEDLDRVQVPPRTH, from the coding sequence ATGTCCCGCCGCGAGCTCGTCGTCCTGGGCACCGCCAGCCAGGTGCCCACCCGGACGCGCAACCACAACGGCTACGTCCTGTGCTGGGACGACGAGGCCGTCCTGTTCGACCCGGGCGAGGGCACGCAGCGGCAGATGCTCCGGGCCGGGGTGTCCGCGACGGACCTGACGCGGATCGCGATCACGCATCTGCACGGTGACCACAGCCTGGGGCTGGCCGGCGTCGTGCAGCGCATCAGCCTGGACGGCGTGCCGCACACGATCCCGGTGTCCTTCCCGGCGTCGGGCGCGACGTGGGTCGACCACCTGCTCGACGCGACCTCGTACCACCACCGTGCGTACCTGCTGCTGCAGCCGCTGACGGCCGCAGGCCCGGTGCCGGCCGTGCGCGCCGAGCCCGGGTTCGTCCTGCGCGCCGAGCGGCTCGACCACGGCGTCGAGGCGTTCGGCTACCGGCTCGACGAGCCGGCGGGACGGCGCATGGTCCCGGAGCTGCTCGCGGCCGCCGGGATCCAGGGGCCCACGGTCGGGCTGCTCCAGCGCGAGGGCGTCGTCGAGGTGGGTGCCGGGACGGTCAGGCTCGAGGACGTGAGCGTCGTGCGGCCCGGGCAGTCGTTCGCGTTCGTCATGGACACGCGCCTGTGCGACGCGGTGTTCTCGCTCGCGCAGGGTGTCGACCTGCTCGTGATCGAGTCGACGTTCCTCGACCGGGACCGCGACCTCGCGCACGCGTTCGGTCACCTGACCGCGCTCCAGGCGGCGACGGTCGCGGCCGAGTGCGGCGTCCGGTCGCTCGTCCTGACGCACTTCTCGCAGCGCTACCAGGACCCGGCCGAGTTCTGGGCCGAGGCCAGGACCGTGTTCGACGGCGAGCTCACGGTCGCCGAGGACCTCGACCGGGTGCAGGTCCCGCCGCGCACGCACTGA
- a CDS encoding ABC1 kinase family protein — protein MQILSSIGTALFTAVATGLMVLLLAATARRVLGVPVGWIRSILMTILVVSLGSWGLTEGFQQLGVQEADGSLAVHPGVVLVIIVLAWAWSFVIGLGLLLVLELLVPTGSIPTPWRAVVELRRGSKDMWRYTQIMGIMLRHGLGGFFGRGARRRSHRGTTDTEERAVARELRAALADAGVTFVKLGQMLSTRADLLPAVYVEELSRLQSQVPPAPWAQIQAMVARSIGAPLETVFAHLDPDPIASASVGQVHCATLLDGREVVVKVQRPGARQQVLGDLRIVLRIARRLQRDTSWGPSLGIMDLAEGFAASLREELDYTTELENTLDVQGALATVRHSRRHPLPGAHQVDDPDANVPLVEIPRVYPELSSSTLLVMDRLEGVPVGDAAELLSTFDDGTRHDIAARLLRVTLDQIVVTGVFHADLHPGNVLLRDDGSLGLLDFGSVGRLDEAERVALAAVLLAVEADDSIAATDALIELLDQPDRFDERRFERAVGQLILRFRGGGTASSGSLFASMVRLVNDAGMGVPPQVAAAFRTIASLDGTLHLLSPSFELVSSARDEGEELLRNMVSLRKIRAKAGAQLLAFAPSIERLPRRLNKITSDLEAGRFTVNVRAFSDPGDRRFVTSLVQQVISTIIAAASVVGGVFLLIAQNGPQLTSDLSWYSVFGAIMLFVGAVLSIRVLIYAFRGAPGDRG, from the coding sequence ATGCAGATCCTCTCCTCGATCGGGACGGCACTGTTCACCGCCGTCGCCACGGGCCTCATGGTTCTCCTGCTCGCGGCCACGGCTCGCAGGGTCCTCGGGGTGCCGGTCGGCTGGATCCGGTCGATCCTCATGACGATCCTCGTGGTCTCGCTCGGGTCGTGGGGGCTCACCGAGGGGTTCCAGCAGCTCGGCGTGCAGGAGGCCGACGGGTCGCTCGCGGTCCATCCCGGGGTCGTCCTCGTGATCATCGTCCTGGCGTGGGCCTGGTCGTTCGTGATCGGCCTCGGGTTGCTGCTCGTCCTGGAGCTCCTGGTGCCCACGGGCAGCATCCCGACGCCGTGGCGCGCGGTCGTCGAGCTGCGCCGCGGGTCCAAGGACATGTGGCGCTACACCCAGATCATGGGGATCATGCTCCGGCACGGCCTGGGCGGCTTCTTCGGTCGGGGCGCACGCCGACGCAGCCACCGCGGGACGACGGACACCGAGGAGCGGGCCGTGGCGCGCGAGCTGCGGGCCGCGCTGGCCGACGCGGGCGTGACCTTCGTGAAGCTCGGCCAGATGCTCTCGACCCGCGCGGACCTGCTGCCCGCGGTGTACGTCGAGGAGCTGTCGCGGCTCCAGAGCCAGGTCCCGCCCGCGCCCTGGGCGCAGATCCAGGCGATGGTCGCGCGGTCGATCGGCGCCCCCCTGGAGACCGTGTTCGCGCACCTCGACCCCGATCCCATCGCGTCGGCGTCGGTCGGCCAGGTGCACTGCGCGACCCTGCTCGACGGTCGGGAGGTCGTCGTCAAGGTGCAGCGTCCCGGGGCGCGCCAGCAGGTGCTGGGAGACCTGCGGATCGTGCTGCGCATCGCGCGCCGGCTCCAGCGCGACACGTCGTGGGGCCCGTCGCTCGGCATCATGGACCTCGCCGAGGGCTTCGCGGCCTCCCTGCGCGAGGAGCTCGACTACACGACCGAGCTCGAGAACACGCTCGACGTGCAGGGCGCGCTCGCGACGGTCCGGCACTCGCGGCGCCACCCTCTGCCCGGTGCGCACCAGGTCGACGACCCCGACGCGAACGTGCCCCTCGTCGAGATCCCGCGTGTCTACCCCGAGCTGTCGAGCTCGACGCTCCTGGTCATGGACCGCCTCGAGGGGGTCCCCGTGGGAGATGCGGCCGAGCTCCTCTCGACGTTCGACGACGGCACGCGCCACGACATCGCGGCCCGCCTGCTGCGCGTCACGCTCGACCAGATCGTGGTGACGGGCGTCTTCCACGCCGACCTGCACCCGGGCAACGTCCTGCTGCGCGACGACGGCTCGCTCGGGCTGCTCGACTTCGGCTCGGTGGGGCGGCTCGACGAGGCCGAGCGGGTCGCGCTCGCGGCCGTGCTGCTCGCGGTCGAGGCCGACGACTCGATCGCGGCGACCGACGCGCTCATCGAGCTCCTCGACCAGCCCGACAGGTTCGACGAGCGCCGGTTCGAGCGCGCGGTCGGGCAGCTCATCCTGCGGTTCCGCGGGGGAGGGACCGCGAGCAGCGGCTCGCTGTTCGCGTCGATGGTCCGGCTCGTGAACGACGCGGGCATGGGCGTGCCGCCGCAGGTCGCCGCGGCGTTCCGCACGATCGCGTCGCTCGACGGGACGCTGCACCTGCTCTCGCCCTCCTTCGAGCTGGTCTCCTCGGCACGCGACGAGGGCGAGGAGCTGCTGCGCAACATGGTGAGCCTGCGCAAGATCCGGGCCAAGGCAGGGGCCCAGCTCCTGGCGTTCGCCCCGTCGATCGAGCGCCTGCCCCGGCGCCTCAACAAGATCACGTCGGACCTCGAGGCGGGGAGGTTCACGGTCAACGTCCGGGCGTTCTCCGACCCCGGTGACCGGAGGTTCGTCACGAGCCTCGTGCAGCAGGTCATCTCGACCATCATCGCCGCGGCGAGCGTCGTGGGCGGGGTGTTCCTGCTGATCGCGCAGAACGGGCCCCAGCTCACGAGCGACCTGAGCTGGTACTCGGTCTTCGGCGCGATCATGCTCTTCGTCGGCGCGGTGCTCAGCATCCGAGTGCTGATCTACGCGTTCCGCGGGGCGCCCGGCGACCGGGGCTGA
- a CDS encoding MFS transporter, whose protein sequence is MSETPLFTPLENRSTDRHHWADITRLVSMQALFYGVLSVDLTLTALAGLALAPTPLLATLPLTLMVGAGLLAAVLTGLLVARWGYRRVMAAGAGLAVIGGLLSALAVVQHSFPLLCVGTALVGAYTATGGYVRFLAADLAPEGKQERALSTVMYGGLLAAFAGPFTALAASHAFETQFVGSYLLVATIGAVAIPLALSVSREPTATAAVAPDGQPAASPVRALAVAHALKNPDFVAALVILPVAAALMTLVMAIGPLASTHAGHSETTSTAMIQWHLVGMFAPAVFSGELLRRWGPSTATMVGAVVMLAGAVLGAISSEALPMIFTLSLVGIGWNLLFLAGSAFLLRCYERGAGGRLQALVEGVTGSASVLASLGAAVVFQTLGWQASNVPGIVLSAALLVWAALRAATAGRRYDTSTRALTA, encoded by the coding sequence GTGTCCGAGACCCCACTCTTCACCCCCCTCGAGAACCGCTCGACAGACCGGCATCACTGGGCCGACATCACCCGGCTCGTGAGCATGCAGGCCCTCTTCTACGGCGTGCTCAGCGTGGACCTCACCCTCACCGCCCTGGCCGGGCTCGCCCTGGCGCCGACGCCGCTGCTCGCGACCCTCCCCCTCACCCTCATGGTCGGGGCCGGCCTTCTCGCGGCCGTCCTCACCGGTCTGCTCGTGGCCCGCTGGGGCTACCGCCGTGTCATGGCGGCCGGGGCCGGGCTCGCGGTGATCGGCGGGCTGCTCTCGGCGCTGGCCGTCGTGCAGCACTCGTTCCCGCTGCTGTGCGTGGGGACCGCACTCGTGGGCGCGTACACGGCGACCGGCGGGTACGTGCGCTTTCTCGCCGCCGACCTGGCTCCGGAGGGCAAGCAGGAACGCGCCCTCTCGACCGTGATGTACGGCGGGCTCCTCGCCGCCTTCGCCGGGCCCTTCACGGCCCTCGCGGCGTCGCACGCCTTCGAGACCCAGTTCGTGGGCTCGTACCTCTTGGTCGCGACCATCGGTGCCGTCGCGATCCCCTTGGCGCTCAGTGTCTCGCGCGAGCCGACGGCGACGGCGGCTGTGGCCCCCGACGGGCAGCCTGCCGCCTCGCCCGTGCGCGCCCTCGCCGTCGCGCACGCCCTCAAGAACCCGGACTTCGTGGCTGCGCTCGTCATCCTGCCCGTCGCGGCCGCACTGATGACGCTCGTGATGGCGATCGGCCCGCTGGCGAGCACTCATGCCGGCCACTCCGAGACGACGTCGACCGCGATGATCCAGTGGCACCTCGTGGGCATGTTCGCGCCCGCGGTCTTCAGCGGTGAGCTCTTGCGCCGCTGGGGGCCGTCGACCGCCACCATGGTCGGCGCGGTCGTGATGCTGGCCGGTGCCGTTCTCGGTGCGATCAGCAGCGAGGCGCTGCCGATGATTTTCACGCTCTCGCTCGTGGGGATCGGCTGGAACCTGCTCTTTCTCGCGGGCTCCGCGTTTCTGCTGCGCTGCTACGAACGCGGTGCCGGCGGCAGGCTGCAGGCTCTGGTCGAAGGAGTCACCGGCTCGGCCTCCGTTCTCGCGTCGCTCGGCGCGGCCGTCGTCTTCCAGACCTTGGGCTGGCAGGCGTCCAACGTGCCCGGGATCGTGCTGAGCGCCGCGCTGCTCGTCTGGGCCGCACTGCGTGCGGCGACCGCGGGCAGGCGCTACGACACCTCGACGAGGGCACTCACGGCCTGA
- a CDS encoding GlxA family transcriptional regulator produces MSVHRVVVLLLDKVLPLDLGIPLQVFGREELPHYSVHTASLGGRPVEMLGGTSVTPSADLDALESADTVIVPGYAHADTPQAAEVLDALRSAHVRGARMVSICSGAFALAQAGVLDGRRATTHWQSCAQLAAQHPSVAVDPDVLYVDEGSVLTSAGVAAGIDLCLHIVRRDLGASVANRVARSIVAAPRREGGQAQFIERPTTAAGDDPLARTREWMLSSLAEPLTVTAMAATARSSVRSFSRNFARQTGQTPLRWLHAQRIELAREMLETSDLSIDEIAARSGLGSPANFRTHFKRATSLSPQRYRLAFTERPETLA; encoded by the coding sequence ATGAGTGTTCATCGCGTCGTCGTCCTGCTGCTCGACAAGGTGCTGCCGCTCGACCTGGGCATCCCCCTGCAGGTGTTCGGTCGCGAGGAGCTGCCGCACTACTCGGTGCACACGGCATCGCTCGGCGGGCGACCCGTCGAGATGCTGGGCGGCACGAGCGTGACACCCAGCGCCGACCTCGACGCGCTCGAGAGCGCCGACACGGTGATCGTGCCCGGCTACGCGCACGCCGATACTCCACAAGCCGCAGAAGTGCTCGACGCACTGCGCTCGGCGCACGTGCGCGGGGCACGCATGGTGTCGATCTGCTCAGGCGCCTTCGCTCTGGCGCAGGCGGGCGTGCTCGACGGGCGCAGGGCGACGACCCACTGGCAGAGCTGTGCGCAGCTCGCGGCACAGCATCCGTCGGTCGCTGTCGACCCGGACGTGCTCTACGTCGACGAAGGCAGCGTGCTCACCTCGGCGGGCGTGGCCGCAGGAATCGACCTGTGCCTGCACATCGTGCGCCGTGACCTGGGCGCGAGCGTGGCCAACCGGGTGGCGCGAAGCATCGTCGCCGCTCCGCGCCGAGAAGGCGGCCAGGCGCAGTTCATCGAGCGCCCGACGACGGCCGCCGGCGACGACCCTCTCGCCCGCACGCGGGAATGGATGCTGAGCTCGCTCGCCGAGCCCCTCACGGTCACCGCCATGGCCGCGACGGCCCGCAGCTCGGTGCGCAGCTTCTCGCGCAACTTCGCCCGCCAGACGGGCCAGACGCCGTTGCGCTGGTTGCACGCGCAGCGCATCGAGCTCGCACGCGAGATGCTGGAGACGAGCGATCTGAGCATCGACGAGATCGCTGCGCGCAGCGGCCTGGGCAGCCCCGCGAACTTTCGCACCCACTTCAAGAGGGCGACCAGCCTCTCGCCGCAGCGCTACCGCCTCGCGTTCACCGAGCGCCCGGAGACCTTGGCCTGA